A region of the Culex quinquefasciatus strain JHB chromosome 1, VPISU_Cqui_1.0_pri_paternal, whole genome shotgun sequence genome:
CCGCCCACGTCCAGCTGGAGCCGACGCCGGCAACGGCCGCCGACCTCAGCGTGGTGATCCTGCAGATGTACGCCGCCATGGTGGAGCACTTTTGCCGCTCGGGTGGAAGCGGCGCCAAGGACAGCTCACGGGCGGACCACATCTGCGAGCAGGGCAGCCGCATGTTGGACGAGGCCAGCGGGGGGTCAGAGCTGGTGAACGTGGCGGAAGTTTTCAACCGGTCGCTGGCGTACGCCGAGATCGGCGGTAGGGCCATGTTCAGGGGGTACGAGCTGCGCTCGGTGCTCTGCTACAACTTGGAGCAGTTCGGATTGTGTCTGAGAAACATTGAGAACGCCTTGCAGGACGGTGAGGGCGGGAACTTGAACAAGATTTTGATGTTGAAGAACTTTTGTCTGGGGCACGGCGAGGGACAGCAGCAAGCTGATGGGGGAAGAGAGGTTGAGGCCACGCTGAGTCATGCGGCGAACCCGATCATTCCGAACGTTGTAGCGGGGATTGAACTTGAGGTTAGCGATGTCTACGGAAGGCACCTCGTGGCTAGGCAGTACTTTGACTTTGGGGACACTTTACTGATCGACGATCCGTACGTTGTGGTGGCCGATCTTGGCCAACAGTACCGCCAATGCCACCACTGTCTCAAATTTTGTACGCTGAAACTAGTTCCGTGTCCTGACTGTGTTGAAGTCATGTTCTGTTCGCCGGAATGTGCCAAACTCGCCCAACAGAGATACCATCGCTTCGAGTGTCCCATCCTGCGAGGCCTCTACACCCTGGATAAGATTGGCCGCATGGCCATCCTCGTGGCGAGAATCGTTTTCACCGCAGTCACTGGGTTCAACGACGACCTGGACGCCCTTCGCGAACACATCAACCGCATCGACAAAGGTGTTCATCCGTTCATGCTCAACTGGACAACAATCACCCCTGCGCAACGTTACGCCGCGGTCTACGGACTGGCCTCGAACAAAGGAATTCGAGACTCGGAAACCAACAACAGCTTCGCGATCGTGGCCATTTTCGCGTCCGAATTCATGCTGTTCAAATCACCCGCCATGGCGTCCCTTGCCAACAACCGGCCCAGGCAGGACCTGATCCGGGAGCTGGTATACCACCATGCGCTCACAGTTGGAACTAGCATGCGGATCTCGAACCGGGACCGCAGTCTCGGGGCGTACCCGCTGGCCGGTATGATCAACCATGGCTGCTGCGCCAATGTGATGCGGGTGGGACTGCCCGGGGGCAGAGTTGCCATCGTAGCGACGCGGCAGATTGCGCCCGGCGAGCAGATTTTCGAGGATTACACGTAAGAATTTCGAGAAAGAGTCTTGTAGCCCACTGAAAAAAGTATGTCAAAAGATGTTTCACTCTAAAGTGAGTAGAATCTCATCAAagtgtaaaaaatgtttttccacaTTCTTTTTTCAGTGGGTCTACAAATCCAAcaaaagctcaacgctgctttttgatggtgagagatttgacagctcccatactaaatgtctcgatcttcatactttttgttaattttcttttaaaataaaatacttaacatatgaaaccTATATATTTTTAGTGCACAAAATTCTTGCTGAATCGAAAAGTGTACTTACCTCGATTGCAATTTtctgaacagttttttttaataacattctagac
Encoded here:
- the LOC6049185 gene encoding uncharacterized protein LOC6049185 isoform X1, whose product is MFLNQQILNRHQPKMQSSPPPDHLQSFNKKWASVLHKIYPEFTAHHVAAHVQLEPTPATAADLSVVILQMYAAMVEHFCRSGGSGAKDSSRADHICEQGSRMLDEASGGSELVNVAEVFNRSLAYAEIGGRAMFRGYELRSVLCYNLEQFGLCLRNIENALQDGEGGNLNKILMLKNFCLGHGEGQQQADGGREVEATLSHAANPIIPNVVAGIELEVSDVYGRHLVARQYFDFGDTLLIDDPYVVVADLGQQYRQCHHCLKFCTLKLVPCPDCVEVMFCSPECAKLAQQRYHRFECPILRGLYTLDKIGRMAILVARIVFTAVTGFNDDLDALREHINRIDKGVHPFMLNWTTITPAQRYAAVYGLASNKGIRDSETNNSFAIVAIFASEFMLFKSPAMASLANNRPRQDLIRELVYHHALTVGTSMRISNRDRSLGAYPLAGMINHGCCANVMRVGLPGGRVAIVATRQIAPGEQIFEDYTTNLTDAATQSERHHYLRWAYQIDCQCPGSFRPVDELTQAWEDGIARALAELTEGELKQCDRDDLAVLMERFPTWMGLLEPRFAEGAKVRDRFVQMARQLYELAFNGRPEEERYGRAGTI
- the LOC6049185 gene encoding uncharacterized protein LOC6049185 isoform X2; the encoded protein is MQSSPPPDHLQSFNKKWASVLHKIYPEFTAHHVAAHVQLEPTPATAADLSVVILQMYAAMVEHFCRSGGSGAKDSSRADHICEQGSRMLDEASGGSELVNVAEVFNRSLAYAEIGGRAMFRGYELRSVLCYNLEQFGLCLRNIENALQDGEGGNLNKILMLKNFCLGHGEGQQQADGGREVEATLSHAANPIIPNVVAGIELEVSDVYGRHLVARQYFDFGDTLLIDDPYVVVADLGQQYRQCHHCLKFCTLKLVPCPDCVEVMFCSPECAKLAQQRYHRFECPILRGLYTLDKIGRMAILVARIVFTAVTGFNDDLDALREHINRIDKGVHPFMLNWTTITPAQRYAAVYGLASNKGIRDSETNNSFAIVAIFASEFMLFKSPAMASLANNRPRQDLIRELVYHHALTVGTSMRISNRDRSLGAYPLAGMINHGCCANVMRVGLPGGRVAIVATRQIAPGEQIFEDYTTNLTDAATQSERHHYLRWAYQIDCQCPGSFRPVDELTQAWEDGIARALAELTEGELKQCDRDDLAVLMERFPTWMGLLEPRFAEGAKVRDRFVQMARQLYELAFNGRPEEERYGRAGTI